A portion of the Anoplopoma fimbria isolate UVic2021 breed Golden Eagle Sablefish chromosome 15, Afim_UVic_2022, whole genome shotgun sequence genome contains these proteins:
- the LOC129103614 gene encoding tatD DNase domain containing 3-like isoform X1, with protein MHGYVDCHCHISAGDFDKDIEEVVENSKKAGVLALLAVAEHAGEFDKIIELSQRFPGFIFPCLGVHPVQEVSPEQQRGAYLQDLDAALPIIEKYKDHLVAIGEVGLDFTPRYVRGETDKESQRQVLIRQAQIAKELDLPLNVHSRSAGRPTIQLLKEQGVEKALLHAFDGKPSVAMEGVKAGYFFSIPPSIIRSEQKQKLVKQLPLENICLETDSPALGPEKQVRNEPKNICISAEYISKIKGVSLQEVMEVTTQNALRLFPKIKSAIRP; from the exons ATGCATGGCTACGTTGACTGCCACTGTCATATCTCTGCGGGGGATTTTGACAAG GACATAGAGGAGGTGGTTGAGAACTCAAAGAAG GCTGGAGTGTTGGCGCTGTTAGCCGTGGCCGAGCATGCTGGGGAATTTGACAAGATTATTGAGTTGTCACAAAG GTTTCCAGGTTTCATTTTTCCCTGCCTGGGAGTCCATCCTGTTCAAGAGGTTTctccagagcagcagagggggGCTTATCTCCAG gatcTAGATGCAGCTCTACCCATAATAGAGAAATACAAAGACCACCTTGTGGCCATTGGGGAG GTTGGTTTGGATTTTACACCCAGATATGTCCGCGGTGAGACGGACAAAGAAAGCCAAAGGCAGGTCCTCATTCGTCAGGCACAGATAGCCAAGGAACTGGACCTCCCTCT aaaTGTTCATTCACGGTCTGCAGGAAGACCCACCATCCAACTCCTGAAGGAGCAAG GTGTCGAAAAAGCCCTGCTTCATGCTTTTGATGGGAAACCTTCTGTTGCCATGGAGGGAGTGAAGGCTGGATATTTCTTCTCGATCCCACCATCCATCATACGCAGTGAGCAG AAGCAGAAACTCGTGAAACAGTTGCCGTTAGAGAACATCTGTCTAGAAACAGATTCACCTGCTCTTGGTCCAGAAAAgcag GTGAGAAATGAGCCGAAAAACATCTGTATCTCTGCCGAGTACATCAGTAAGATTAAAGGAGTGTCGCTgcaggaggtgatggaggtgacGACACAGAACGCTCTCCGACTCTTCCCAAAGATAAAGTCTGCCATCAGACCCTGA
- the fuca2 gene encoding plasma alpha-L-fucosidase isoform X2: MHMIFYFFFKPEMGGLMVSVLSSMLLICTSVTAKYEPNWESIDSRPLPDWYDQAKFGIFIHWGVFSVPSFGSEWFWWYWQKRQLKPYVDFMQKNYPPDFKYQDFAAQFTAEFFDAKEWTEIFASSGAKYIVLTTKHHEGFTLWGSKNSWNWNAVDIGPKRDLVEEVVSSLRANSDLRLGLYHSLFEWFNPLFEQDAANNFTTNYFPTTKTLPELYELIVKYKPEVLWSDGDGDAPDSPVRDTVVTNDRWGLGSICKHGGYYTCADRYQPEHLLNHKWENCMTIDTKSWGYRRNAPLRDYLTIQQLVETLVETVSCGGNLLMNIGPTHDGRIAPIFEERLRQMGQWLKVNGESIYNTTAWRVQRDAVTPKVWYTFRPQDKSIFAILLEWPNNGSVILNEPVVTQGQTQVVLVGYGSLHWEPVKPSGLRVLLPQLSIGQMPCQWAWTLRLTGAT, translated from the exons atgcacatgattttttattttttttttaaacctgaaaTGGGAGGTTTAATGGTTTCTGTCCTTTCATCAATGCTGTTGATCTGCACCAGTGTGACGGCGAAATACGAACCGAACTGGGAATCAATCGACTCCAGACCGCTGCCAGACTGGTACGATCAGGCCAAGTTTGGCATCTTCATTCACTGGGGGGTCTTCTCTGTCCCGAGCTTCGGCAGCGAGTGGTTCTG GTGGTACTGGCAGAAGCGACAATTAAAGCCGTATGTCGACTTTATGCAGAAGAATTATCCTCCAGACTTCAAGTATCAAGACTTTGCAGCCCAGTTCACCGCCGAGTTCTTTGATGCCAAAGAGTGGACGGAGATCTTTGCCTCATCAGGGGCAAAGTACATTGTCCTGACCACGAAACACCATGAAG gtTTCACACTCTGGGGCTCAAAAAACTCCTGGAACTGGAACGCAGTGGATATTGGACCAAAGAGAGATCTGGTAGAGGAGGTGGTGAGTTCCCTCCGTGCCAACAGTGACCTGCGTTTAGGGCTGTACCACTCTCTCTTTGAGTGGTTTAATCCGCTCTTTGAACAGGACGCTGCCAATAACTTCACTACAAACTACTTTCCGACCACTAAAACTCTGCCTGAGCTTTATGAGCTCATTGTCAAGTACAAACCGGAGGTGCTGTGGTCTGATGGGGACGGAGACGCACCTGACAG TCCCGTACGAGACACGGTGGTGACGAATGATCGCTGGGGTTTAGGCTCCATCTGCAAACACGGCGGATATTACACCTGTGCTGATCGCTACCAGCCAGAACACCTGCTCAATCACAAGTGGGAAAACTGCATGACCATCGACACAAAGTCCTGGGGTTACCGACGCAACGCTCCCCTCAGAGATTACCTCACCATCCAGCAGCTTGTAGAA ACGTTGGTGGAGACGGTGTCCTGCGGGGGAAACCTGCTGATGAACATCGGCCCGACACACGACGGAAGGATCGCTCCCATCTTTGAGGAGCGTCTGAGGCAGATGGGTCAGTGGCTGAAGGTCAACGGGGAGTCCATCTACAACACAACAGCATGGCGGGTTCAGAGGGACGCAGTCACTCCTAAAGTCTG GTACACTTTCAGACCACAGGATAAGAGCATCTTTGCCATTTTACTGGAGTGGCCCAATAATGGATCTGTGATTCTGAATGAACCTGTGGTTACTCAAGGACAGACTCAG gtggtGCTTGTCGGCTACGGGTCTCTGCATTGGGAGCCTGTGAAGCCCAGCGGGCTGCGGGTTCTCCTCCCCCAGCTGTCCATCGGACAGATGCCTTGCCAGTGGGCCTGGACACTGAGGCTGACAGGTGCCACTTAA
- the LOC129103614 gene encoding tatD DNase domain containing 3-like isoform X2 — MHGYVDCHCHISAGDFDKDIEEVVENSKKAGVLALLAVAEHAGEFDKIIELSQRFPGFIFPCLGVHPVQEVSPEQQRGAYLQDLDAALPIIEKYKDHLVAIGEVGLDFTPRYVRGETDKESQRQVLIRQAQIAKELDLPLNVHSRSAGRPTIQLLKEQGVEKALLHAFDGKPSVAMEGVKAGYFFSIPPSIIRSEQQKLVKQLPLENICLETDSPALGPEKQVRNEPKNICISAEYISKIKGVSLQEVMEVTTQNALRLFPKIKSAIRP; from the exons ATGCATGGCTACGTTGACTGCCACTGTCATATCTCTGCGGGGGATTTTGACAAG GACATAGAGGAGGTGGTTGAGAACTCAAAGAAG GCTGGAGTGTTGGCGCTGTTAGCCGTGGCCGAGCATGCTGGGGAATTTGACAAGATTATTGAGTTGTCACAAAG GTTTCCAGGTTTCATTTTTCCCTGCCTGGGAGTCCATCCTGTTCAAGAGGTTTctccagagcagcagagggggGCTTATCTCCAG gatcTAGATGCAGCTCTACCCATAATAGAGAAATACAAAGACCACCTTGTGGCCATTGGGGAG GTTGGTTTGGATTTTACACCCAGATATGTCCGCGGTGAGACGGACAAAGAAAGCCAAAGGCAGGTCCTCATTCGTCAGGCACAGATAGCCAAGGAACTGGACCTCCCTCT aaaTGTTCATTCACGGTCTGCAGGAAGACCCACCATCCAACTCCTGAAGGAGCAAG GTGTCGAAAAAGCCCTGCTTCATGCTTTTGATGGGAAACCTTCTGTTGCCATGGAGGGAGTGAAGGCTGGATATTTCTTCTCGATCCCACCATCCATCATACGCAGTGAGCAG CAGAAACTCGTGAAACAGTTGCCGTTAGAGAACATCTGTCTAGAAACAGATTCACCTGCTCTTGGTCCAGAAAAgcag GTGAGAAATGAGCCGAAAAACATCTGTATCTCTGCCGAGTACATCAGTAAGATTAAAGGAGTGTCGCTgcaggaggtgatggaggtgacGACACAGAACGCTCTCCGACTCTTCCCAAAGATAAAGTCTGCCATCAGACCCTGA
- the fuca2 gene encoding plasma alpha-L-fucosidase isoform X1 codes for MHMIFYFFFKPEMGGLMVSVLSSMLLICTSVTAKYEPNWESIDSRPLPDWYDQAKFGIFIHWGVFSVPSFGSEWFWWYWQKRQLKPYVDFMQKNYPPDFKYQDFAAQFTAEFFDAKEWTEIFASSGAKYIVLTTKHHEGFTLWGSKNSWNWNAVDIGPKRDLVEEVVSSLRANSDLRLGLYHSLFEWFNPLFEQDAANNFTTNYFPTTKTLPELYELIVKYKPEVLWSDGDGDAPDRYWNSTGFLAWLYNDSPVRDTVVTNDRWGLGSICKHGGYYTCADRYQPEHLLNHKWENCMTIDTKSWGYRRNAPLRDYLTIQQLVETLVETVSCGGNLLMNIGPTHDGRIAPIFEERLRQMGQWLKVNGESIYNTTAWRVQRDAVTPKVWYTFRPQDKSIFAILLEWPNNGSVILNEPVVTQGQTQVVLVGYGSLHWEPVKPSGLRVLLPQLSIGQMPCQWAWTLRLTGAT; via the exons atgcacatgattttttattttttttttaaacctgaaaTGGGAGGTTTAATGGTTTCTGTCCTTTCATCAATGCTGTTGATCTGCACCAGTGTGACGGCGAAATACGAACCGAACTGGGAATCAATCGACTCCAGACCGCTGCCAGACTGGTACGATCAGGCCAAGTTTGGCATCTTCATTCACTGGGGGGTCTTCTCTGTCCCGAGCTTCGGCAGCGAGTGGTTCTG GTGGTACTGGCAGAAGCGACAATTAAAGCCGTATGTCGACTTTATGCAGAAGAATTATCCTCCAGACTTCAAGTATCAAGACTTTGCAGCCCAGTTCACCGCCGAGTTCTTTGATGCCAAAGAGTGGACGGAGATCTTTGCCTCATCAGGGGCAAAGTACATTGTCCTGACCACGAAACACCATGAAG gtTTCACACTCTGGGGCTCAAAAAACTCCTGGAACTGGAACGCAGTGGATATTGGACCAAAGAGAGATCTGGTAGAGGAGGTGGTGAGTTCCCTCCGTGCCAACAGTGACCTGCGTTTAGGGCTGTACCACTCTCTCTTTGAGTGGTTTAATCCGCTCTTTGAACAGGACGCTGCCAATAACTTCACTACAAACTACTTTCCGACCACTAAAACTCTGCCTGAGCTTTATGAGCTCATTGTCAAGTACAAACCGGAGGTGCTGTGGTCTGATGGGGACGGAGACGCACCTGACAGGTACTGGAACAGTACAGGTTTCTTAGCTTGGCTCTATAATGACAG TCCCGTACGAGACACGGTGGTGACGAATGATCGCTGGGGTTTAGGCTCCATCTGCAAACACGGCGGATATTACACCTGTGCTGATCGCTACCAGCCAGAACACCTGCTCAATCACAAGTGGGAAAACTGCATGACCATCGACACAAAGTCCTGGGGTTACCGACGCAACGCTCCCCTCAGAGATTACCTCACCATCCAGCAGCTTGTAGAA ACGTTGGTGGAGACGGTGTCCTGCGGGGGAAACCTGCTGATGAACATCGGCCCGACACACGACGGAAGGATCGCTCCCATCTTTGAGGAGCGTCTGAGGCAGATGGGTCAGTGGCTGAAGGTCAACGGGGAGTCCATCTACAACACAACAGCATGGCGGGTTCAGAGGGACGCAGTCACTCCTAAAGTCTG GTACACTTTCAGACCACAGGATAAGAGCATCTTTGCCATTTTACTGGAGTGGCCCAATAATGGATCTGTGATTCTGAATGAACCTGTGGTTACTCAAGGACAGACTCAG gtggtGCTTGTCGGCTACGGGTCTCTGCATTGGGAGCCTGTGAAGCCCAGCGGGCTGCGGGTTCTCCTCCCCCAGCTGTCCATCGGACAGATGCCTTGCCAGTGGGCCTGGACACTGAGGCTGACAGGTGCCACTTAA